The Microcystis panniformis FACHB-1757 region ACAATTATAACCATAAGTCAAGCTTTTTTGATGATAATTAGGGTTTGCTGAATAAATTTGAAATGTAGGCAAAGTAAAGGTTTTGGGGCTTTTCTCGCTCCCACAGGTGCAAGATTTTGAGAGAATCGTCGTTCAAAACCTTGCGTCTTCATCGGCCCGCGTCCTGTAGGGGCGAAGCATTCGGACAATAACCTATCGGTGAAAAGGTAGATTTTCTATCCGAATGCTTCGCCCGTACTTATTCAGCAAACCCTAATTAACTTTTTGTTGGTGATATTTTGACCTTGTTCTGGTATTGGAGAGAACCAGTATTTCTATTCTAATAAAGTCTCTTTAATTGTTGTTAAAACTTTACTATCTTTGACCATCCAAGCATGAAGCAATACGGGAATGGAAATTTCTTTGCCCACCGATAAACGGGAACTATGGGCAGGAAATATCATTAAATCGTAGGGAGTCCAGATAATTGTGGTTTTAATTTTATTTAAAATTTGTTGACAATCTTTATTTAAATCCTCTAGAAATTGACTCCCCGGCTGCATTTGTCTAATCCCATCTAAGGGTAAACTATACGCGGTTAAAGTGCCTCGATTCGGAGCAGAAATATTTAGGTAACGTTGCACTCTTGCCACTCCTCCCAATCTTTGCAGGTAGTAGCGGGTAATTAATCCTCCCATACTAAACCCAATCAGATCTACTTTCTGCTCTTTAGCAAAGTTTTTCTCGATATAATTCTCCACCTGACCGGCTAAAACTTCTAACTTTTTGTAACCATGATTGGGAATTAGATTAAAACTATGCACCTGCCAACCATGATAGTTTAAATACTCGCTCATCGGTTTAAAAACAGCAGTAGTGTCCAGAAAACCATGCACTAAAACGACAGGATTCATAGATGAGGGTTTATCCTTGAATTTCAGATCTATTCTAACGGATGATCGGGGTAATGAGCGAAAAATTTTTGGGAAGAGCCTATCTACTAGGTACGGCTACCGGCAACTTCTAAGGATTAGGGAAAAAACCAAAAAGTTTAGCGGCACCTCCTAAAATAGCGACCACCAATGCTATCAGAATCCCTCGATTGGTGAATTCCTGATAGGCAACCCTTGCAGTTAATCCATTGATTTTTTCGTCTAAAGCTTTAATATCTCCCTTGAGTTCGGCCTGTCCTATTTCTACTTTAGTTAACCGGTCTTCTACCTTGTCAAATCTCTCATCAATACGTTTTTCCAGAGAGTCGATTTTCTCATCAATACGTTTTTCCAGAGAGTCGATTTTCTCATCAATACGTTTTTCCAGAGAGTCGATTTTCTCATCAATACGTTTTTCCAGAGAGTCGATTTTCCCCTCAATCCTTGTCAGGACAGCTTCTAGGGAATAAGTGACAGTTTCGTTAGACATTTTGAGCAACTCCAAAAGTCAAATCTTTAGGGGTAAATGCTGGAGGCTATATTTTACGGAAAAATCAGGGGTCTATAGGCAGACACGGATTCCCATTATAAGAAAATTATAAGTCAAGAATTGAGTTTTTGTCAAGCTTTTTTTTGACGGCAATCAATGGCAAGAATTTCGGGGAAGTATTTAGCCACCGATGCCTAAACGTCCCGCTAAACTAGGGCTTAAAGGAATCAGAGTCGCTAACATTAAAAAGAGCAGTAATAAACCCCAACCAGCGCGGGTGTCATCGGGTTCGGTTAACTCGTTTAAATTAGGTCTTTCCAACTCTCTTTGTAAAAAAGCGACCAAAATTGTCCAATAGAGAGGAATGGGATTACTGGGATTAACTAAGGAAATAATGCCCAAAATAACCAAAGTGGCCACAGTGGTGCGGCGGGCAATTTTGCGACCATAAATAGCCTGAACAATTCTACCACCATCTAACTGTCCGGCGGGCAGTAAATTAAGGGCAGTAATCACCAATCCTAACCAACCGATAACAGTTAAAGGATGCACGGAGATAACAGCATTTTGTAACTCGTCGCCCAAAAATATCCGGGCTAAAGAACCCACTAAAATTGAACTTTGGAAAAAGTTACTAGGGATTTGAAAAAGGCTGGCCGAATTAGATAAAGTCAGTCCAACGATTAACAAGATTAAAGAAACCAAACCTCCCAAAGCAGGACCAGCGAAAGCTATATCAAATAGAACACTGCGGTTAGGTAATAAAGATTCAAAACGAGTAATCGCCCCAAAAGAACCAATCTGCCAAGTGGGAAGAAAATAGGGTAAACTGAGACGAACATTATGGCGTTTAGCGATAATTAGATGACCGATTTCGTGGGCAATTAATACCGACCATAAACCCAAACTCAGGGGAATTGCTTCTCGATATCTCTGCCAATTACCAAACAAATCAAAACCTAATAGAATTCCAGCTGCTTCTAAGCTAGTGACAAGGGTGGCGACTAACAAAACTAAAGAGAGATTTTTTTGAGCAAGAGTAGCAGGACTAGGATCGTTAGTTTTGGGAAGGATAATTACCACCGGTTTTTCCTCGGTTCCTTCCACCAGAAATAAACGATATTTATCGCCAAAATGATTACTTAATTTCTGGGTTAAGCGCGAGTGAACTAGATCCGGTTCTCCCCGTAAATTGCCTTTAAAAATCGCCCCTTCCTGAAAAGAGATAGTTTCGGTGGCAAAAAAAGTATCTATACCAAAAATACTCTGAATAACTTTTAAATCCTGTTCGGAAATTGGCATCACATCCGGCACAATTGCTGTCACCGCTGCCGGGATTTCTAGAGGAGTAACGGACTGGCTGACTGCTGGGTTAACTTTCGGTTCAATTATCTGATTGGTTTTCAGTAAGCGTAAACGGTTGCCCAAATAAATATAGATAATGGTGGAAGCAACCAGTAAAAAGAGAATTACCGCTAGATTGAGATAAATTCCCGCCGCAAATAGCCCGAAAAAAATTAACCAAGGAGCAATTAGTACCAAGGATTGTAACCAAGGTAAAATTCCCAGTTGGCCGTAGGGTTTAGCCCGATAAAAACTCCAAGTCAAGATAGCACCAGCGACGAGGAAAATAACAGCGATCGCAGCAATTTCCGAAGAAATAAGCTAAACGGCTTTTACTTCGGATCACCGATATAGACTCCAAAAGGGTTATAGCTATTGGATCATGCAGGTTAAGTGCCGTTTAGCTTATTAACCATAGGAAAGTCAAAATTAATAGGTTTTTATCAATCAATTTGATTATAAGCTTGCAGGGCGGCCCGTAATTGCCCTCGATGCTTTTGTAACAATTCTTGTCCTGCCGCCGCCGAAAGTCCCGTTTTCTGCATTAACAAAGCCAGTTTAACCCGGCGGCCACTTTTTTCCAGTAAAACAGCCGCTTCCTCGCGACTAACATCGGTAAGGTGGCAGATAATTCGCAGGGCGCGGTCATGGAGTTTATGATTAGTAACAGCCACATCGACCATCTGGTTGCCGTAAACCTTGCCTAACATTACCATTGTCCCTGTGGAAAGGATATTTAAAGCCATTTTCGTCACCGTTCCCGCTTTCAGACGGGTGGAGCCGGCCAGAAGTTCTGGTCCGGTCAATAAGCGGATATCCACATCCACCGCAATCTCCACCTGTTCGGCGGGGACACAACTAATAGCAATCGTCGTCGCACCCCGCTGTTTTGCCGCCTGTAAAGCCCCGTGAACGTAGGGAGTAGTACCCCCGGCGGTAATCCCCACTACCACGTCTAATTCGTGAATTTCTCGCTGGGCAATAATCGCCGCTCCATCTTCCGCTTTATCCTCCAAATCTTCGGAACTACGCACCAGCGCCGCCGCTCCACCGGCAATAATTCCCTGTACCAATTCCGGGGGAGTGCAGAAGGTGGGGGACATTCGGCCGCGTCCAAAACCCCCAGCCGGCCACTGGTTCCTGCTCCAATGTAAAAGAGTCTGCCACCTTTAGCCAGAGCTTGACCGGTCAGGGAGATTGCCAGGGCCAATTCTTGCCGGGCCATGGCGATCGCTTTTAGGGTTTGGGCATCCTCCTGATTGAAGAGATCCACCAATTCGAGCGGGTTTAATTGGTCTAAATTTAGGCTGTTTGGGTTAATTTGTTCGGTTAACAGGTGTCCTCTGCTTTCCCACTGTTCCATAACGGTTTAATTGAGCTTTTTGTAAGATTATTTTTAGTATATAGCGAATCGGTGGGCTAAAAGCTTGACAATTGCCCCCCGAATATTAGATGATAGGAAATTGTGTCAATTCCTGCTCGGATCAGGTGAAGACATTAGCACAAAAGCTGGAATTTTTTTCAGCTACCTGTACGGCAAAACGAGCGCAGAAAATTTATGAGTTACGCGATTATTGAGACCGGTGGCAAACAGATTCGGGTGGAACCCGGTCGCTATTACGATATCGAACTTCTTCCCGTCGATGAACAAAGTACCCATACCATCGACAAAGTGCTATTAATCCATGATGAGGATGATATTAGCATCGGTCAGCCCTTTATCGAAGGGGCCACCGTCGAAGGCACTGTCATGCAACATCGTCGGGGCAAAAAAGTTATTGTCTATAAAATGCGCCCGAAAAAGAAAACCCGTAAAAAACGCGGTCATCGTCAAGAAATTACCCGTTTTATGATTGATTCAATCAATTATAACGGTAAAACTCTAGTCGCCACTGCTGCTACCTCCGGCGCTGAAGTTGTGGAAGATAGTAGCGATAAAGAAGAATAACTTTTACAATCAAAAAAGCATTTGGAGAGAAATTATGGCTCATAAGAAAGGTACGGGTAGTACCCGCAACGGACGCGATTCTCGTTCCCAGAGACTAGGCGTTAAGCGCTACGGTGGTCAAGTGGTAAAAGCGGGAAATATTCTCATCCGTCAACGGGGTACTAAAGTTCACCCGGGTAAAAATGTTGGTCGTGGTGGCGATGATACTTTATTCGCTTTAATTGATGGTGTGGTCAAATTTGAATACAAGGATAAAAGTCGCCGTCAAGTTAGCGTTTATCCCGCTGAAGTTAGCGCCAGTTAATCCCATCAACCCTGATTAATTTTTTCCCTGTAACCTCCTAACTCACCCTAGGGGGTTTTTCAAATAATTTATATCTGTTGACAGGGTAGATCGAACACTCATGGATTAAAATAGTCCGAAAGTAGCTCGGAAAAGATGAACTGAGTATGATTCTTAAAATTGCCGATATCTTAAAAAATTTGCCCTGGTCTTTCGATTCTACGGCCGAATTACCCTGGTTGGATCGCTCGCGAGCAGAAAAATCCCTGCAAAAAGCTCGTCAACAACGGCGAATTTCCGAACGAGAATATCAACTCCTTGACCATTGGCGAGAATTGGGTTATTGTGTTGTCAAAGATTTAATTCCCGCAACGGCGATCGATAATTTAGTAGCGGAATTAGCCGATTTATTTTTCCTAGAATCGGCTATCCCCGGATTAAGAATTGAAGGCATTCAAGCAGAAAATCTACCGGCGAGTTTGAGTCACGAGCAAGTTTTAGCCCTAGATATGGAGCAAAGAAAAGCCTTAGTTAATTCTATTTGGCGACTCCATGCCTTTCATGAGATTTCTCCCACTGCTCGAGCAATTTTTGACAATCAAAATCTGAGAGCTTTAGTTAATTTAATTATTGGCAAATCCTGCGAACCGAGATATTCCATCAACTTCCTGCACGGTACAGAGCAGGGGCTGCACGAGGATATGGCAGTTTTTTATGTTCATCCTGCTAATCATTTAGTCGGTGTTTGGATTGCCTTGGAAGATATTTCCGCCGATGCTGGCCCGCTAATTTTTTATCCTAAATCTCATAAAAATATCCAAGTAACTGACTTTTTTCCAGACTATCCCGCCGTCAATCTTAAAAATATTACTGCCGAGCAAATTCCCCAATACCAAGATTATGTTAACCAGCGCGCTCAGAATTATGACTGTCAATCATTTACTGCTAAAAAAGGAGAGATTCTTCTCTGGCACGGAATGTTAATTCATGGTGGTGGGAAGATTAATAATACCCTGCTAACCCGTAAATCGATGGTCATTCATTTTATTGCCGAGGGTGGCGATTACAACGATCGGGCTTTGGGACCTTTTAATTGGTAAGATTAATTTACCACTAATAACTCGGAAATAATCGGAATAATACTAAATCCGTTTAGTATAGGCTACTTATGAGGAGAGGCAATAGGGGTAATAGATAATCCGTCTTTAATAACTGGATTTAGTATAACATCGGATTTTAACAGGTCAAAAGTCTTATTTTAAAAGGGTTTTACCATCATTCAGCAAGCCCTAAATATGACAAATGC contains the following coding sequences:
- a CDS encoding esterase/lipase family protein, which produces MNPVVLVHGFLDTTAVFKPMSEYLNYHGWQVHSFNLIPNHGYKKLEVLAGQVENYIEKNFAKEQKVDLIGFSMGGLITRYYLQRLGGVARVQRYLNISAPNRGTLTAYSLPLDGIRQMQPGSQFLEDLNKDCQQILNKIKTTIIWTPYDLMIFPAHSSRLSVGKEISIPVLLHAWMVKDSKVLTTIKETLLE
- a CDS encoding DUF4164 domain-containing protein — encoded protein: MSNETVTYSLEAVLTRIEGKIDSLEKRIDEKIDSLEKRIDEKIDSLEKRIDEKIDSLEKRIDERFDKVEDRLTKVEIGQAELKGDIKALDEKINGLTARVAYQEFTNRGILIALVVAILGGAAKLFGFFPNP
- a CDS encoding site-2 protease family protein, producing the protein MSSEIAAIAVIFLVAGAILTWSFYRAKPYGQLGILPWLQSLVLIAPWLIFFGLFAAGIYLNLAVILFLLVASTIIYIYLGNRLRLLKTNQIIEPKVNPAVSQSVTPLEIPAAVTAIVPDVMPISEQDLKVIQSIFGIDTFFATETISFQEGAIFKGNLRGEPDLVHSRLTQKLSNHFGDKYRLFLVEGTEEKPVVIILPKTNDPSPATLAQKNLSLVLLVATLVTSLEAAGILLGFDLFGNWQRYREAIPLSLGLWSVLIAHEIGHLIIAKRHNVRLSLPYFLPTWQIGSFGAITRFESLLPNRSVLFDIAFAGPALGGLVSLILLIVGLTLSNSASLFQIPSNFFQSSILVGSLARIFLGDELQNAVISVHPLTVIGWLGLVITALNLLPAGQLDGGRIVQAIYGRKIARRTTVATLVILGIISLVNPSNPIPLYWTILVAFLQRELERPNLNELTEPDDTRAGWGLLLLFLMLATLIPLSPSLAGRLGIGG
- the rplU gene encoding 50S ribosomal protein L21, encoding MSYAIIETGGKQIRVEPGRYYDIELLPVDEQSTHTIDKVLLIHDEDDISIGQPFIEGATVEGTVMQHRRGKKVIVYKMRPKKKTRKKRGHRQEITRFMIDSINYNGKTLVATAATSGAEVVEDSSDKEE
- the rpmA gene encoding 50S ribosomal protein L27 produces the protein MAHKKGTGSTRNGRDSRSQRLGVKRYGGQVVKAGNILIRQRGTKVHPGKNVGRGGDDTLFALIDGVVKFEYKDKSRRQVSVYPAEVSAS
- a CDS encoding phytanoyl-CoA dioxygenase family protein, which codes for MILKIADILKNLPWSFDSTAELPWLDRSRAEKSLQKARQQRRISEREYQLLDHWRELGYCVVKDLIPATAIDNLVAELADLFFLESAIPGLRIEGIQAENLPASLSHEQVLALDMEQRKALVNSIWRLHAFHEISPTARAIFDNQNLRALVNLIIGKSCEPRYSINFLHGTEQGLHEDMAVFYVHPANHLVGVWIALEDISADAGPLIFYPKSHKNIQVTDFFPDYPAVNLKNITAEQIPQYQDYVNQRAQNYDCQSFTAKKGEILLWHGMLIHGGGKINNTLLTRKSMVIHFIAEGGDYNDRALGPFNW